From Coffea arabica cultivar ET-39 chromosome 9c, Coffea Arabica ET-39 HiFi, whole genome shotgun sequence, one genomic window encodes:
- the LOC140014158 gene encoding uncharacterized protein — MPAWYNPQVVCAYHSGAPGHATFDCRALKHKIQDMVEAGEIVIRKRETQGPNVNRNPLPEHANIIGVILDDTEYVEPVRELARETEVFGVTDQPFVIELPLEEDEKPFILDLTPAESEALEPVVIEFPQQEPVLSLQQVPWNYDEPDVRIGEKSIAKKEEVSAVTRSGKVASPFEATIPIQADNSEPPVKPTITEREALDFLKRLQRSEYNVVEKLSKSPAQISMLDLLFSSDVHRDALIDVLTKAQIPRDISVDNFSNVVGSVLFNKQIAFSDDELPTEGIGHNRALYITVRCNGKMLPKVLIDNGPWIHKSGAVPSSLHQLLKFVVNDKLITIFAEEDCLVITNSGSKEEGSRSATMSPHSTSDIVSVSWITTEEQALSKASVMMAKEMIRGGYKLDRGLGRELQGILKPVEIMGKRDTFGLGFKPTAKDIKEMKEHKRAEKEGRQRVFDIPPLRYTFPRPTEVITSEKMMRNQEMLKEYLNYLQKQDKKDESVGSSSESTFDPSNGPCTQDPADF; from the exons ATGCCCGCGTGGTATAATCCACAAGTTGTCTGCGCTTATCATTCTGGGGCCCCCGGACATGCCACCTTTGATTGCAGGGCGCTTAAGCATAAAATCCAAGATATGGTTGAAGCCGGGGAGATTGTGATCCGAAAAAGGGAGACACAAGGGCCGAACGTAAATAGGAACCCTTTACCGGAACATGCCAATATCATTGGGGTTATTCTGGATGATACGGAGTATGTGGAACCAGTCAGAGAATTGGCAAGGGAAactgaagtgtttggggtcacagaccaaccCTTTGTCATAGAATTGCCACTTGAAGAGGACGAGAAGCCCTTTATTTTGGATCTCACGCCAGCCGAGAGTGAGGCTTTGGAGCCGGTGGTTATTGAATTCCCGCAGCAAGAGCCTGTTTTAAGCCTGCAACAAGTGCCATGGAATTATGATGAACCTGACGTACGGATTGGGGAAAAGTCAATTGCTAAAAAGGAAGAAGTGTCAGCAGTCACCAGATCGGGGAAGGTTGCAAGTCCATTTGAAGCTACCATTCCGATTCAAGCAGATAACTCCGAACCGCCCGTTaaaccaacaatcaccgagaGAGAAGCCTTGGATTTCCTTAAGAGACTTCAGAGAAGTGAGTACAATGTAGTTGAAAAGCTGAGCAAGTCGCCTGCCCAGATATCCATGTTGGATTTACTTTTCTCTTCAGACGTGCATAGGGATGCATTGATCGACGTATTAACTAAAGCTCAAATTCCGAGGGACATTtctgttgataatttttcaaacgtggTTGGGAGCGTATTATTCAACAAACAAATTGCTTTTTCTGACGATGAATTGCCGACAGAGGGCATTGGACATAATAGGGCGTTGTACATAACAGTGAGGTGCAACGGGAAAATGCTGCCGAAGGTGCTAATTGACAACGG gccatggattcacaagtctGGGGCTGTGCCATCTTCGTTGCATCAATTGTTGAAATTCGTAGTAAATGACAAGCTAATCACTATCTTTGCCGAAGAGGACTGCCTGGTAATCACCAATTCTGGATCTAAAGAGGAGGGAAGTCGAAGTGCCACCATGTCCCCTCATAGCACATCCGATATAGTCTCTGTAAGTTGGATCACAACGGAGGAACAAGCTCTCTCAAAAGCAAGTGTaatgatggctaaggaaatgattCGTGGAGGATACAAATTAGACAGAGGATTGGGGCGTGAACTGCAAGGGATCCTGAAGCCAGTGGAGATTATGGGAAAAAGGGATACATTCGGTTTGGGTTTCAAACCAACCGCCAAGGACATCAAAGAGATGAAAGAGCACAAAAGAGCAGAGAAAGAGGGCAGGCAAAGGGTTTTTGACATTCCACCACTGCGGTATACTTTTCCGCGACCAACAGAGGTTATCACATCAGAG